CCGGTTATTGTTTTAACTTTTTGAAGATAATCAATTAATACAATCCCATGATTATCCCATCACTTTTCCGTTAGATTAAACAGATGCGCCCACTGTCTAGAATGATTTTTGCTTGCAGGAGAGTAGTTAGTGTGTCATCTACAGTTataaaacaaaccaaaaaatgCCTATAACATCTTCTATCGTCCAGTACCAACATCTTCAGACCGAGGTGATAATTTTTCCGACAACTCTCTTATATTAGCCTCCTCGTTTCCCTTTAAAGTTTCGATAGTAACGTATTATAATGATTCGCTCGTTTGTATGACAGTATTTCTGCTTAAAAGTGATTGAACATCATTCTAATGGTAGTAAACATTTGGTAATAATCATCATTGTACCATTTATTCGAAAGTTTTGCAATTTGTCTTTCTACTTAACCTTATTTCTTTATCATTACGTtcctaaaaaaatatcttgacGAGATGTACTTGATGAGAAAATACTTCTTCTGTAATAGATCCAAAAATTTCTACTAGGACTTTTCGGacttgaatgaaaataatataaatctgGATGAACATACACAATGTTGTttatttgaagtaaattcaAAGAGTTTCCCTATTATTGATGTCTCTAGTATCAtttaatttggatttttatacCTTCTAACACAACTTTCCATACCAGCCAGCGAGTTTTATTCGTCAGAAATAACCTTAATACCAGAAGTGATAGAAGAAGAACAACAAGAACCGACACCGGATGGCTCAAGTGTTGCCGAAGAAGGTATGAAAGAAGAAGATGCGGAATCGCGAATTACTaccaaagaagaagaagacgaagatGGAAAACCAGCGGGACCCGAGAAACATGAAGAACACGACGAACCAGATGAAGATGACGCCGAATCGCGTATTGTGAAAATAGCGCCACCAAAAGCTGGAGGAAAACCGAGAAAACTAACTAACCAATTCAATTTTTGCGAAAGGGCCGCTCTCACGTATAACAATCCTACCAGAGTAAGTAAGGAATTTTTCTATCTGTTCTATATGTTGATAAAAATCATTGCAGTCTCAAGAAACGCAAACAACGCCTCCTCCTATGGCTACATTCGCAGCCAACGTTCTCCAATGGATTATATACGATGCTTACCAAGCAGATTTCGAAATACAGGAACAAGAAAGAGATAGAGAACGTAGAGAAAAAATGGGTTTACCGCAAAAAGTGATAGTGAAAAAAACTCCACAACAACTCACAGACGAAATGCAAGGAAGACTACGCGAGGCGACTAGGGTTCTAGAAAGAATGATCAACCAGAATACATACAACGAAATGGCCAAAGGTAAGTGAGGATCCTGTATCAGAAGTACCATAAAACAAGCGCCAAAAGTAGTAAGGTTAAGTTGATATTGTGTGGTTACGTTGTAGTGAAgcctaatttttcaaaaattacacaGTTTGCCCTGTAAATCGTCATGGAACGTTCGGTCACTATTGCTGTACGTAAATTTCGAAAACATTACAATTTATTCATGTTTAATGATTGTCCCACGGGTAAAAACTGAAACTACCAGTTCGAGAAAACTGAATAAACAGCGATCAGGTCAAACAAGGACATCACGAACATTAGAAGACATCTACAAGTGGAAGAGTCTCTCCAGGTCGAACAAGGACATCATGAACAGTAAAAGACATCGAATTAGTATAAGAGTCTGTCCAGGTCGAACAAGGACATCATAAACTGAAGAAGACATCTACAAGTGGAAGAGTCTGTCCAGGTCGAACAAGGACATCATGAACAGTAAAAGACATCGAATTAGTATAAGAGTCTGTCCAGGTCGAACAAGGACATCATAAACTGAAGAAGACATCTACAAGTGGAAGAGTCTGTCCAGGCCGACCAAGGACATCATGAACAGTAAAAGACATCGAATTAGTATAAGAGTCTGTCCAGGTCGAACAAGGACATCATAAACTGAAGAAGACATCTACAAGTGGAAGAGTCTGTCCAGGCCGACCAAGGACATCATGAACAGTAAAAGACATCTACTAGTGTAAGAATCTGTCCAAGCCGAGCAAGGACATCACGAACAGTAGAAGACATCGAATTAGTGGAAGAGTCTGTCCAAGCCGAGCAAGGACATTACGAACAGTAGAAGACATCGACTAGTGTAAGAGTCTGTCCAAGCCGAGCAAGGACATCATGAACAGAAGAAGACATCTACTAGTCTAAGAGTCTCTCCAGGTCGAAGAAGGACATCATGATCAGTAGAAGACATCTACTAGTGGAAGAGTCTGTCCAGGCCGACCAAGGACATCATGAACAGTAAAAGACATCTACTAGTGGAAGAGTCTGTGAAAATCCCACCCATTTCCATAACATCAAACATACCCAGATCAACCTTCAGCgaattttgaagaagaaaaatactGACGGTACCGTCAGACCAAATTTCGtgaataaaatgatgaagcacTTTGTATAACAACGTTTTTATCTCTGATGAGACTCAATTAAACATCAACGGTAATATCAAGAGGCCAAGGCCCTTACATAGCCTTAAAGTCACAATACTGGTAGCTCACGTCAACTTTCCCTTAACAAAGTTATATCTAGCAGATGAGACATCTCCTGGCTACCACGAATCATGGATCTGAGTCTAATGGACTTTATAGTGTTACCTTAAGACTAAAGTATATGAAACAATCCCGCAAACTTAGTTATTtgagtttttcacataaattttgaggttatgtaatcAAATTTATAGAATTTCTTATCGCCCACATAATTTTACGGTAAACTAATATGTTTTATTGGTACAATAGATTACAAATATTGGGAAGATCCTTCGGATGAATACAGAGACGAAGAAGGAACTTTGTTACCTTTATGGAAATTtacttataataaaacaaataaacatacGGTCACCGACCTGGAATGGAATCCTTATTATTACGATTTGTTCGCTGTTTGTTTTGGATTTTGTAAGTATCACTACCACTAATACTAAGTTTTTCGCAATTCCCATCcagagaaattatttaaataattatattatatgaatatatgGTTGTGGTAACTGTTGTGGTACCgatggaattataaaatttcactgTGGTACAAGTACAACTGCCTGTTGAGACTGACTTGCTTTGGATGGTAGTATTTGAGATAAATTTTGAGTCCGGTGACAAAATTAGGATTTAAAAACTATACATAACAACAAAACTACACAACATATgaatttctagttttaattAGTATCAGGTAAACAAATGCgggttttattttctaaaaattacatCGTCGCCGTTACGTCGGACACACTCTTGGAACCTGGCTTCGGTATTTCTTGCTGGAGAAGTACCGCCGAGATGCCATTGACTTCCCGAACgatattttctttcagttcAGAGATTGTCGCAGGGCTTGCTTCGTACATAGAAAAAATTCCACGGGGGTAAGATCCGGGGACCTGGGTGGCCAAGGGATGGCACCGAAACGACTTATCAATTTGCTAGGAAAGAAATCACGAAGCAGCGCCATGGTTTCCCTAGCAGTGTGCGGCGTGgcgccatcttgttgaaaccatgTATGTGAAGCGTAGGCAATTAGTCAAGTAGTCCAATTATTCCCCTGATTGACAACGCACACCAAACTTTGGGACTGTGAAGTGGCTGCTGTTGATGTTATAAGCGAAccaataacgacaattttgCTTATTTACACTTCCGTTCAAATGAAAAGGGGTTTTATCACTCCAAAAGATAGTGCGAAAACGCTCCAACAATGTCTCACAAAAATTTTTACGCAAATTGTGATCATTAGGCTTAAGGGTTTGCACAATTTGACCTTTAAACGGATGAAATTTAAGATCCTTGCTCAATATTTCGTCCACTATAGTTTTTGGAAGTCCCAAGGCAGCCGCTCTCTTCTTGCGAACGGACCGACGCGGATTATCGCGCAAACTTGTCGCGACGAGTTCAACGTTTTAGTTCGTTCTCGACGTCCTGATTGGTCCGGTAGAGGGTTGTTTTCTGCTTAACTTGTTGCTCGGAACCTTCGCACCCATGATCGAATCAAATCTTCGCTTGGGGCGTCGAATATTGTAACGTGAACAAAATTTTCGTCGACTAGCAATTGCATACGAATCATTGGCTTTGAAAAACGCTTCGGTAAACTGCGACGTCCCTCCGCTCAATGGTTAGGAAGAAATTCGAAATTCAAATTCTAATTCTGCCAACGGACACCCGTTAGTTGTTTTGGTAATTGTGCTTGTGGAATTTGAGAGTTTATTGTGTGGGAAAACTTAAAATATCGGAGGTATTTCATATTACAATTGAACTTATGTTTTAGTGGATTACACGAAACCTATACAAGATGGTTGTCTTTGTCTGTTCACGATCAAAAACCCATCGTACCCGGATTATATTTGTATGACCGAATCGGCGGTAATGTGTGTGGATATCCATTCGAAATATCCATACATGACTGTTATTGGTCTATACAACGGTTCGGTGCAGGTGTTCAACGTACAAGTAACTTGTAAGGAACCAGTCTACAAGAGCAACAGCGTTACTAACAAACACAGAGGTATAGTTTGGGAGGTATTTAACCATTTCATTGTAATATTTTGACGAGCTCTAGCAATAAAAATACGATTCAAATgcaacaaattatatttttgatgagATATATTTGAGATTATAGTATCGCGGTTctatcgtttttatttttaatttttcggcTCTATAAGattgaaaaatcatccgatttcaatTTAAATCTCCGGGtaataaaagcaataaaaatttatattagttGCAAGGCTTTAAAGATTCATCTAAAtgcaaacaataattttattaccaaaagattgggaCGCTTTTCGGCATAATCACCgaagacatttgtcatatctgtggacaagcttttcaatgtAGCCTAACCATTctcatacacacgactcattctccgatggccttcagcctgtagaaaactaATCAAACTTTGCAATTCGCACTTGGTGGGACCATAAATAATGGCGGActtgtttacgtggctgtagcacaacgccgactgacgcaatcggaggttgaaaaaaaaacggccctcgtaattattgaaaacttttttacaaTTAACCGAAtgaagttgatattttttcatttgtacttttttttatcaaaacaaaaacactatttcgaaacaaaaaatgatatgttaccaatttttaatgttggaatttaaaaaaaatttacttttgtgGTAACATGTACAGAACAATAAGGAAAGGATTTGAAAAGAAGGTAGATGAGGGTAAAAACATTTACTAGAACAATCTACAGGGGTTGAGACGTACAAAAACATTCGTGGGAAGCTATAACCAAAGAAAAATCTACTACAACTCCTACAAAAGTCATGTCGGAACATTATCACTTCAATGGACACCAgaagacgctagacttagcagaGAACGCAACGTGCAGATTCTTCTGCGTAGAGGACGTAATTTCCATCTATATTCCCTCGTGAGACACTACGGAACTGCAGGGCACTACACCTAGGAGCGTATAAAATATAAGAAGAAGATATCTGCAATTTCTAAAAGGATCAACAGTAAACACTGGGTTTCTCTATATCGCAACAAGAAAGGAAGTCACAATAGATCCTTTTGGTCGCGGGttgttacttaaattttgaggtaTTGAAGATTTTTGGTATTGAAGCACAATCTCGAGGCACCGTATTTCGATGGTTTTCCTTCTGGTCACACTTCGCTACAGAATGACTTTTGTTAAGGttgtccaaaatcggctgttgtgccagaaaacatagatgctgtgcgtaaactgattgTGTGTCGATTGATGCAAAGAAAtgctaaaaaaaatcaaaggcGCGATGCTCCAGGAGACGTCAATATATGAACACGAAACtgaacaacaatcgactgtaggGGTTTTTCAGAATGAGCACCAAGCAATTCTAAGCGAGTGGTTACCTGTTTTTATTCGAGATAACTGGACATGTAGCCACCGTTACATCAGAGCAACATAAaacagtcaattctgaatgatataccaacatttgtttgccagaagttttcgaaaaaatcaagaaaattaatagCAGAAGACGAATCTTTCTATACCTCGACAATGCGATCTCGCAcacatcaattaaaaaaaaacgtttttaactCAACTTATTCCTGCTGCTCAAAAATatattgcgaggtcaacgtttttctatacttGAGGAAGCgtttgatgcgttcaaatcacatgttttggaggtacctcaatcggaatggaaaaaatgcttcgacaattgattcaaacgctTGCAAAAATgaattgatcttaatggagattgttttgaaaatcaataaatccatatccaattatagatatttgttttaatttgtctCGAAACTTAAGTAACAGCCCTCGAATCCGTATatatgttacgtcccaagcccaatcttgtacggagtcgagcttcgtacaatgaatttgtacgaagtccgatctgtacaagccattttaTACGGAGTCGAAATTGGCGGACTTCGGACAGAGATGATTGTACAAAGTCGACTCTGTACAACGCTGGTTGTACGGAGTCGGAACatcgatactcactcggtaATGAGCGCGTTATTCCGAAGTAGTACacgcaacctaacctaacctaacctaacaatagaTGGTAACCAACTAGCCGGAGAACATACTTTCAATCACAATAACTACGTTTGTGTTTACTAACATCTAACAACGACTCCGTACAAGATCTggcttgggacgtaacatatACATAGATTTAAAATAAGCATGATCTGACCACGTTTATAAATGTTATAcacaactaaaaaaaagttgatttcaagaaattttatttgtaaaatatgaaGCCACTGGACAAACAATGGACAAACATTGTTTGCCAAACATTTGTCGAAAATTTcgacaaacttttttgtttgacaaacaATGTTCGTCGGTGTTTTTGGTGTGGACGATATCCCAACAAACATTTCATGCATGGAAGGAAAAAGGGCCGCCATTTTTGTTTCCCGTCCTAGATCGAACCTTGTTTGTCAGTTACTTTCCCTGCCACCTTTTTGAACTTGTTTTAGTGTATTTCGAAGTGGTTTTCCGGCgtaatttttggatataaacattattatttataattttttattgaaaatattcaatggaaaaGTGTGTGTGTTTGTGGGGTTTTTCCGCAAAAGGGGTAAAGAGTTTTGGAGCCAGGAGAATTTGATAAGGTTAATTAACGTTTACGAAGGTAAATCTTTATTGTGGGAccctaaaaaaatcaaaagaagagATGCATTAGATGACATTGCAAAAGATTTTGGTATAAATAATGTAGCCGAGATTAAAAGAAAGATTGAAACTCTTCCAGTGTAATATAGACGAGAGAAAAAGTTACTAGCAACAAATTGTAAGTCCGGGATGAGgtctacagaaaaaaataaaccttGGTGGGgattaacttattttaattctTTGGCTGACAAATCAACACCCCGGGAAACGTTTTCCAGCGTTGTATCAGTTCAATTGGAAAATAGCGACAGTCAAGTGGGATCGCCATCCATTAACACCGGTATGGGATCGTCAGAAAAAAGCTCCACGAGTGGCATGCCGTCAACgaattctaataaaaagttTAGCAAGAAGCAAGCTTCAGAAGAAGCTCACGTAGCCATCAGATTAAGGAAAATGAAAATCCAAAGAGACAGACGATTTGGAACGCCGATTGCTTGgtgaaaattagtattttgtttaCTTATCACTGATCCTATCATCGATATTAACAATCCAAAATCCCCATTTGACATTCTcgtaaaatttgtaaacaaacatCCGGCTGTCAAATCATTTCGAAAAGTGTCTGCCACCATCGACGAGAACGAGGTTCTTCCATTAAAATATAAGCTGCTGCAATGCAGGCCAGACGACGGCGGCGGTTCAAATCACCCATTCTTCGAGAAAACGTAACTGACTAAAGTTTCATGTCGAATCGCAATTGTTTGGTGAAATATTTGCCGAAAATGTTTGTCAAAACTGCACTTTAATCAACGTGTTTGACAAACTTGTTTCCCCATTGTTTGTTCAGTGGAGACGCACCTTTATTAATgaccaaacatttttctataattttttagcaTTGTTCGTTTTTTCTGTAGATTAACGCAATGTATTGCAAAAAAGAGTTAGGATccatttaaaattgttatatgAAATCTTCAGTTGATacatttccttattttttctttatataaatccgccataaaaacaaagataaaaaatcatttaaatcgGATTATATTTCGagtttctagagccaaaaaaaaacaagcggATCGTGAGTAAtcattgaatttcaaaaatcttatttcattaattacaatttctacaataattttctCCTGTAGCATTTTTGAGACACTCTATATATGCATAATTAGTAGGAAAATTGCCTCTACGAATTTATTGTACGATATAATTCAACAAATGTTGTCTTATTAGGTAAAATGGGCACCGGATCTACCAGATGgtgaactgaattttttttctgtagctGCTGATGGCAAAATTAACAACTGGGTACTTATGCAAAACGAGTTATCTGTAACAACAATAACAACATTGTTTTTAGACCAAGCTCCCGTACCTGGTCCGGACGGTACAATGCTGAAAGTAAAaggtaaaaattatattaattcttctttcttccataGTAACTCTATAGCCTGTTCCCCTTTTGATGCCTTTCGTAATCCTGGCTCTAggttaagttgaaatttctggaaccgatggtgatattcataatgagTGATATAGTCGGTTCTGGGCAATGGAAAGCCCTCAAATTGCATCTATTAAAAGAGCAATTTGGATAGGAGAAATCATTGGATTAACATGTGGTATCAACAAGACGTTGCCACATCGCATACAGCCAGGATTACAATGGAAATACAGCGAGACCTCTTTCCACACAACaagttttttcaagaaatgttGATTGGCCTCCACGGTCGCCTGATTTGACTGCTCCGGACTTATTTTGTTGGGGATATCTGAAAAATAAGGTTCGAGCAAACGAACCAGAAACGCTGGAGCaactcaaacaaaatattcgtaatgaaattatcgaaataCCGTGTgataatgtaatgaaaaatgttaaatttatctGATATACGTAATTACattaattgaatttcgaaaaaaataaaaggaaataaaaggtttgtttacttttaatttCTTTGACTTTCAGCATGTGCCAGTTGCGTTAAAATCCATCCGAACAAACCCCAGATCTACCTAGTCGGAACCGAAGAAGGTCTCATTTTTAAATGTAGCGTAGCTTACAGTTCTATGTATCTTCTTACTTATAAGGCCCATCAATTACCGGTTTATAGAATCGATTTCAACAGATATAATACTGACATCTTCATATCTTGCAGTTCCGATTGGAGGGTTAAAATTTGGGAGGATAATCGCCTGTGAGTTTATAacaattgtaataattttatctttaaactcgatttttgtttatatataggGAACCTCTATTCGTTTTCGACGTGGGTGATAGAGTGGGAGACGTAAAATGGGCGCCGTATTCTTCGACAGTTTTTGCTTGCGTAACATCAGAAGGAAAAGTATGCGTATACGATCTCAACGTAAACAAATATAAACCTATATGTGTACAAGCGATcgtatcaaaaaagaaaaacaaaattacgagACTTTCTTTCAATTACAAATCTCCTATCATCATAGTAGGAGACGACAAGTAAGTAtgcaattataattattagtttcgagtaattaaattacaaataaaacgtTTAACTATTACCCTTCAAGTACTCAAGCAGTGGGCCATAGCGGAACATCTGGACGATGTGCTCTACATCCCACATGTCTCCGTTTTCGTTTACCTTATCCTTGGTAGCCGGGCAGAAATGAAGATCTAGAGGCAAAAGACAAGGAAACTCAACAAAGCCATCAAGTGCAGTACGAAACAATACTTGCCGGAGCTCCATGACGAAGACTTCGGCAAACCGTATAAGGTAGTAACGGAGCGACTGAAAAACATACTTATGCCACAGCCGAAATACCCACAGCATTTTGGAAAAGATTATGGCAGCTAAAACTCCACCTTTCAGCAGTATGAAACAGAGGAGAACAACTTGCAACACCAA
This genomic interval from Diorhabda sublineata isolate icDioSubl1.1 chromosome 7, icDioSubl1.1, whole genome shotgun sequence contains the following:
- the LOC130446837 gene encoding dynein intermediate chain 2, ciliary; translation: MPPANMKKTISAVATAAPTKGKKNSKKEEANDDLEEWKKAKQLLKPKDQLELTDAELKEIIPKQLVSTNPQLPEGLVEWSYLQETFIQLPSPGNIVKVYSLEGTLLHMDTEEAHQQMIEMGIDPSEFYSSEITLIPEVIEEEQQEPTPDGSSVAEEGMKEEDAESRITTKEEEDEDGKPAGPEKHEEHDEPDEDDAESRIVKIAPPKAGGKPRKLTNQFNFCERAALTYNNPTRSQETQTTPPPMATFAANVLQWIIYDAYQADFEIQEQERDRERREKMGLPQKVIVKKTPQQLTDEMQGRLREATRVLERMINQNTYNEMAKDYKYWEDPSDEYRDEEGTLLPLWKFTYNKTNKHTVTDLEWNPYYYDLFAVCFGFLDYTKPIQDGCLCLFTIKNPSYPDYICMTESAVMCVDIHSKYPYMTVIGLYNGSVQVFNVQVTCKEPVYKSNSVTNKHRGIVWEVKWAPDLPDGELNFFSVAADGKINNWVLMQNELSVTTITTLFLDQAPVPGPDGTMLKVKACASCVKIHPNKPQIYLVGTEEGLIFKCSVAYSSMYLLTYKAHQLPVYRIDFNRYNTDIFISCSSDWRVKIWEDNRLEPLFVFDVGDRVGDVKWAPYSSTVFACVTSEGKVCVYDLNVNKYKPICVQAIVSKKKNKITRLSFNYKSPIIIVGDDKGCVTTLKLSPNLRIPCKAPKKMQHLDQWTLQCMKLDRLLALVREPISLTIPPDTAGSEDQL